From Lewinellaceae bacterium:
CGCTGTTCCAAAGAGCGGAGGGCATCCGGCAGGTTGGATTCGCCTTTGAGCACGATCTTGCCGCCTTCCTGTTCTGCGGCAACGTCGAATAAGGCCACCCGTTTGTCCGGAGCATGAGCCTGCCTGACCTGTTCCAGAAGGGCATCCACTTCAGGAGGCAAGCCCTCCTGTTTTTGGCAGGCGAGAAGGGCAAGGGCCAGAAAGGCAAGAAGGGGGAAGCTTTTCATAGTACAAATTTAAAACACAAAAGTATCCTGGAGCCCAAATATATCCAATTTCCTAAAAAACGAAGGCCGCCCCCGTTATCGGGAGCGGCCTTCGCCTGAGCGTTTAAGAGTAATTTATTGCTTAATAACCGTTGGAAGATTTGGCTTCGAGCCCACCCTGGTGGAAATCGAAGTTGCTGACCCGGCTGCTGATCTCATTGCCTACCGAAGAGCTGTTGTTTTCGAAGCGGCAGCTGGTCATGATGGCGTCGCAAACGCCTTTGGAGGAAGCGGTGCGGTCGTTGTATACGCCGCTGCCCCGGATGTAGGCGATGTTGGCGACGAAAACGCAGTTCCGGACATTGGGAACGGCCTGTCCGAAATCAGCCTTGTTGAACATGCCGGCGCCGTAGGTAGCCTCGTTGCCTTCGAAGAGGCAGTTGGTGATCTGCGGAATGCATTTGCCGTTGTTGCCGTCATTGAATACTGCGCCGCCGTCTACTTCGGAGATGTTGCGGATGAACTTGCAGTTTTCGATGGAAGGCATGCAAACACCGTTGCTGGCGTAGTTGTACATGCCGGCGCCCTCGCGGGCGATGTTGTCCATGAAGATGCAGTTCCGGATGCTGGGGCTGGAGTTGCCGTTGGTTGCGTCGTTGAACCAGCCGGCGCCTTTGTGGTGCAGCGGGTTTTGAGAAGCAGAACCGGCAGCAGAACCGCCCATGATCACGAAACCATCTACTACGGTGGCGTTGCTCGCGTTCTTGGTATATACTACGGTGTAGGCGTTGTCGTCTTTAGCCGGCTGCCCGATCTCGCCGCTGAGGATGGTGAGGTGCTTCAAAGCATCTCTTTGCTCCGGAGAAGACTCGTAGCCTGCGAAGCCGCCATACATTTTCACGCCATCGGGAATGACAAAAGACTTGGTGCGGTCGCTGTCTTTAGTGGTGAAATACTTGCCTAAAGCCACCCAGATCACATCTCCGGACTTGGCGCGTAGCAGGGCTTCCTGTACGCTGCCCAAAGCTTGATCCCAGGAAGAACCATTCCCATTTGCGCCCTTTTTTACAAAGATGGTCCTGGCTTGTAGTTGGCTGATGGCCAGGATCAGTGCGGTTAATAATAATACTCTTTTCACGCTCAAAAAAATTTTGAAGTTGGAAAAACAAAATCGCCTTAAGAAAATGGGACTCAATTGACTGGGATGGTAAATCGCCGGAAATTGGCAAAACTGGGATGGGACACCTTCCTGTCAAAAGAGGTGTCAAACGAAGGTCACAAATGTGGGATATACAGTGAGAGCCTAAGCTCTGGTATCAACGACATGGGATGAGTCGTCAAATACTGAAAACAAAAACAGAATATGGATTCTCTTCTAATGGGATATTGGGATGGAAGAAAATCCGTTTTTCACGCTTAACTTTGTCTATTTGGCTTCGGGGTATTAATGGGATATACAAAAGTATAAAATCTTTGGGAGATAATATACTGGTTAACGGCCACTTTTTAGAATTTGTTTCACAGGGATAAAAGAAATATTAAAAATTAACAAATTCTTTTGTGCCTTAACGCTTCCACAAGATAAGCAAATATAAAGGCAATAAACAAATGAATTGGAATAAATTTTTTGATGATATGTATTTTTTTTATTCGAAGCCAGGGTTTACAGGGGTTCCCATCCTTATATTCCCTTCGGGTGCAATTCTGGTTTGTACTCCCTTGTGGTTTTCGGCATGAAAACGTCTGAAATGTGCTCTATCAATGGCTTCATGGTTCCCTTGGCCCATGGTTTGCGGGGCACGGGCGGCCCAACAATAGGCCAATGCAGCCATAGAACCATCAATTTCAGGGCATTTCCCCAAGCGATGCGCCAAAGGGGTACAAATAGGAATCGCACCCTTCCCTTCCTGCCTTCGCTCAAGCCCAGCCGGGTAAAATTCCCTCCTTCCTTCATTCCCTCCCCATT
This genomic window contains:
- a CDS encoding DUF1565 domain-containing protein, which translates into the protein MKRVLLLTALILAISQLQARTIFVKKGANGNGSSWDQALGSVQEALLRAKSGDVIWVALGKYFTTKDSDRTKSFVIPDGVKMYGGFAGYESSPEQRDALKHLTILSGEIGQPAKDDNAYTVVYTKNASNATVVDGFVIMGGSAAGSASQNPLHHKGAGWFNDATNGNSSPSIRNCIFMDNIAREGAGMYNYASNGVCMPSIENCKFIRNISEVDGGAVFNDGNNGKCIPQITNCLFEGNEATYGAGMFNKADFGQAVPNVRNCVFVANIAYIRGSGVYNDRTASSKGVCDAIMTSCRFENNSSSVGNEISSRVSNFDFHQGGLEAKSSNGY